Genomic DNA from Lactuca sativa cultivar Salinas chromosome 8, Lsat_Salinas_v11, whole genome shotgun sequence:
aaaaaaaatataaaaaaatataaaaaaaatcatgtgCTACATATATTGTATTTAAACTTACATGTTAAATTAAACAATCAATTTTCAGCTAAAGGCATTACGCATATACGGTGATGAAGCCGCATCAACGAAAGAATCACGCCACGTGTCCAAGATGTGATACGTGTCGGCTCATTACTCATCTCGCGCTTAGCCGAGCTGGCTTAACAGCGTATCCTTAATCCTTATCGTTTCCTTTTTCTTCTTAAAAACCCCTCACTTTTCCCTCTGCTCTCATCACAAAAATATTATACAAAACACCCCCTCTATCCTCTACAATCTACATTTTCTGCCATTATGGAATCACAGTTGCACCGCACTGACTATGGCCGTCACTACGGCGACTCCCTCCACCCCGCCGGTAACAATATCAATATCCACCTTCGTAAATACTTCATAGCAATACAAGCGTTTaatgtttttctttttaattaatacGTTTGAAGTGCACGATTAAAGGTACtgatgttcatgttcatgatgAACACGAACATGACGGAGAGACGAAATCTGCGATGAAGAAGGTGAAGGAAAAGATGGATAGGTTGAAGGATACAATCAAGCATGGCCATGGCCATCATGAGGGAGAAGGCCACCACGATGAAGCAAAATCCGGTGAGTTTCTTTCTGTTTGAATTGATATTCTTTAAAAGTCGAAAACCCATCGAACTAACTGGTTTTACGTATGATGAGTAGTAAATGATTCGCCGCCGGTTAGAAGTGGGCTGATGGAACCCACTGTTATGGGAACACCGGTGTTAGCAGAGGATCTGTATGCTACTCATTCCGATATTGTAGACCCTCCGGTGAGGTCGTTCGCGCAGTGGGAGGAGGAGGAGAGACATGGTGCACCACCGCCACTTTCCACCGGAATGTATGGAACTCATCTGACTGATTTCTCTCAGGTTGGCCATGATCATGTCTATAGTCAAGATGTGAATACAGAGCAAATTGAGCAATTAACGGGTGGTATTCGAGAATCAACCGGCATGGAGGAGGATCCAAGTGCCCCTGACCTAACAACCACAGTTCCCCCGGCGAACTACCAGACCAAAGTGACTGATCCGACGAATACTGGTAGGTATCCTATCCACAAAGCACAAGGTACACTGTTCTGTAAAATTGCTAAAGATCAATTTTTTTATGGCGATCTGACAGGTGGAAGGGAAGCAGTAGGGATCACAGATGTCTTGAAATCGTTTAACAAAATGGGTGTCTACGACGAACCCTACTCCAAATCCTCAAAATCCGATCAAGATGAACCGAAAGTTTACACAGGATCCCATGATCAATTTGCTCCGGAACCGGTTCAAAATCCACCACTAGACACTATCGCCGCAGACCCGTCTAACCCGAGAAGCAGTTACGCTCAAAAAGTAACTTCAGCCACTACGGCTATCGCCGATAAGGCGGCTGCAGCAAAAGAAACGATCGTTTCTAAACTGGGTTTCTCCGGTGAAGACAAAAGCGAGACGACTACTACTGGATCAAATAAAACGAACAAGAATTCATCATTCTCAACGGATTTCGCTCATAAAGTTGCAGATACAATGACGGGGACGTTGGTTCCGGTTTATGACAAAGTGGTGAGCGTCAAAAGCACGGTAATGTCCAAAATCCAAGGGTCAGGAGAAGATGACGACGGCGGAATTCCGGCGTCGAGTTCACCGGAGAGCAAGAAAGTTACGGTAAGGGAATACTTGGTGGATACATTTAGGCCTGGGGATGAAGATAAAGTGTTATCGGAGGTGATAACAAATGCTTTCCACCGGGGAAAAGGGAATGCACCCCAAGAGACCTCTTCTGATGGTAAATTAATATcgttcatttttatatttttgtcgCTGCAAATGATGCTAATTTCTTTGGTATGAGTTGATGATATAGTGTTTCTTTAATTATGTTGTGTGTTTCAGTGAGAGATGAAGGGGAAAGAAGACTTCATGATTCAAGCAACTgaaatggatatatatatatatatatatatatatatatatatatatatatatatatatatatatatatatatatatatatatatatatatatatatatatatatatatatatatatatatatatatatatatatatatatatatatattttctgcGTTTAATTTCGTGCTAATGGGTTTTTAAGATAGGGTAATGAAGTGGGGCGTGTCGAAGTTTTTGGGTTTCTGTATTTATGCAACCTGAGAAAAAAGAAAGTGTTGGTTGATAATTATACGAGGCGAGTGTTGGTATGAATGATCGATGGTGTCTATGCATAATCGCAAGACTTTGTCTGTATTTGTATGTGTGTTTAATAATATCCATAAGAGAAATTTAAATCCTACTTTTTGTTACTAAATATGCTAAACTCCTACTTTTTGTTTTGTTACTAAATATGCCGTATGGATGTCTTATGTGCAAGAAGAGTGGCTGATTTCTAGTTATGAGGATGTATACAGGACTTGACGTAGTTCCCCTCCAAACTTAAAGAGAATCTGATATATGTTAAACTtaacttttaatttaatatatttttattaaacattaagatattatatttgtttaatttaatttttaaatattaaatttattttttatcaaattttgaaatatcatataatattatttttaaatattaaaatataatatatgatctttttatatatcaaaatataatatatcaaaatattatatatgttttaaatatCAAAATTAAAATGTCATATATATTTTTAAGTATCAAAATATTAATAGTaatattgaaaatattttttatctATAACATGAAAAATattcaataataataaaaactaaagcaaatatacattttataaatgaaaaatattcaataataataaaaactaaagcAAATATTTATGGAGAGGGTTGAAGATTGAAATGTTTTGTTTGCTAAGCGAATATTATAATAATTTAGaagtaaatattttattataaatgtagTGATAAATATTgttaaattttttaattattataattttgtaAGATATAAAAAATATTATGAACTATTAAAAATATTGTAAAAAAGATTTGGACAAATATGATACTTGAAAGTTTATAAAAGATAGATAAAACTgctaaaatggtccatgtggtatgcaAAAATTCCTCcttatattcttaaaaataaaacacatttgttTTTTATAGTTAAATAACGAAACAGATTGATACTTTGTTCAAATAAGAGTCTATCTGAAATTATAGAGGGTAAGAGGGATATTAAAGAAGTAAAACTTCAAACTAAATGTTGTGCGGCTTAAAAATTGTCTTATGGTGTCAAATGGGCCAAATTACCTTTATGGTATCAACAGTTTGAACAAATCGAATGGTCTTCAAAAATGGTCTTATGGTGTCAAATGGGCCAAATTCCCAATATTTTCTTTTGGTTTATAATACGAGCAAAAAAAAGACGAAATCCTACACATAAAAGATTTCCCTTCAAATATCCCTTTCATATTCATAACCCTttaaagtcaactttggtcaaacttaaagtcaaagtcaacaccctggtcaaagtcaaccttctgggttgactcaactcgccaagttggcccattaactcgtcgagttccataaatCAGAAAACCCTGAAATcacgatccaactcgtcaagttctttcACAACTTGTTGAGTTCCTCCTTTCAACAGAATGGGGACTTTCCCACTCAGCTCATCGATTctgccttgaactcgtcgattcCTTCCTTTTCCAGAATCGAGACACttcgacctaactcgtcgagttcctatatgAACTCGTCGGCTTCTTCAGTCTGGAAAACTTTCTTAACTCGTAATTGATCGGATTGCAAACATTGTAGTCAATTTATAGTTTCCCAAAAGGGGTGGCTAAATTATTAAATGTAAATAAGAATAGTGTTTTTTTGTGAATATCCtttaaatatagtttttacttgttttgttgaCATAATCTATATGACCATCTTTCCAAACATAAGTGTCATTGATATTTACACATGTATATTTTAATGTGAGTGTATAGTTTGATGTGATAGGATAAGAGGAAAAGTTTAATTGAAATATTTAATAGATTAAACTATAATATGACAAAATATGATGAGATGTTATTTTACATTCAATTGATATGAATTGACCTATGGAATAGAAAAAATGAAACTTTCATAATCAAATATATGTTCTATTAAATTTATAGATTTTAACGATTTTAGGAAAATTTTGCTTAAGTTGTATAAAATTGTGCGTGAACAAAAAccgaaaaaacaaacaaacaaataatcGACGAAGTCAGTTTGAATATTCATTCAAATCAAATTTATCGGTTCGGTTTGGTTTTGTAAGAATAGTCGATCCAAATAGAC
This window encodes:
- the LOC111900787 gene encoding low-temperature-induced 65 kDa protein, whose protein sequence is MESQLHRTDYGRHYGDSLHPAGTDVHVHDEHEHDGETKSAMKKVKEKMDRLKDTIKHGHGHHEGEGHHDEAKSVNDSPPVRSGLMEPTVMGTPVLAEDLYATHSDIVDPPVRSFAQWEEEERHGAPPPLSTGMYGTHLTDFSQVGHDHVYSQDVNTEQIEQLTGGIRESTGMEEDPSAPDLTTTVPPANYQTKVTDPTNTGGREAVGITDVLKSFNKMGVYDEPYSKSSKSDQDEPKVYTGSHDQFAPEPVQNPPLDTIAADPSNPRSSYAQKVTSATTAIADKAAAAKETIVSKLGFSGEDKSETTTTGSNKTNKNSSFSTDFAHKVADTMTGTLVPVYDKVVSVKSTVMSKIQGSGEDDDGGIPASSSPESKKVTVREYLVDTFRPGDEDKVLSEVITNAFHRGKGNAPQETSSDVRDEGERRLHDSSN